From Zalophus californianus isolate mZalCal1 chromosome 16, mZalCal1.pri.v2, whole genome shotgun sequence, one genomic window encodes:
- the KCNH4 gene encoding potassium voltage-gated channel subfamily H member 4, with protein sequence MPVMKGLLAPQNTFLDTIATRFDGTHSNFLLANAQGPRGFPIVYCSDGFCELTGYGRTEVMQKTCSCRFLYGPETSEPALQRLHKALEGHQEHRTEICFYRKDGSAFWCLLDMMPIKNEMGEVVLFLFSFKDITQSGGPGLGSPGGHGDSNHENSLSRRGAGSRLRSARRQSRTVLHRLTGHFGRRRQGGMKTNNNVFEPKPSVPEYKVASVGGSRCLLLHYSVPKAVWDGLILLATFYVAVTVPYNVCFLGDDDTPITSRHTLVSDIAVEMLFILDIILNFRTTYVSQSGQVVSAPRSIGLHYLATWFFVDLIAALPFDLLYVFNITVTSLVHLLKTVRLLRLLRLLQKLERYSQCSAVVLTLLMSVFALLAHWMACVWYVIGRREMEANDPLLWDIGWLHELGKRLEEPYVNGSAGGPSRRSAYIAALYFTLSSLTSVGFGNVCANTDAEKIFSICTMLIGALMHAVVFGNVTAIIQRMYSRRSLYHSRMKDLKDFIRVHRLPRPLKQRMLESFQTTWAVNSGIDANELLRDFPDELRADIAMHLNREILQLPLFGAASRGCLRALSLHIKTSFCAPGEYLLRRGDALQAHYYVCSGSLEVLRDNMVLAILGKGDLIGADIPEPGQEPGSGAGPGCVLKTSADVKALTYCGLQQLSSRGLAEVLRLYPEYGAAFRAGLPRDLTFNLRQGSDTNGLSRFSRSPRLSQPRSESLGSSSDKTLPSITEAETGVESGGGSRPRRPLLLPNLSPARPRGSLVSLLGEELPPFSALVSSPSLSPTPSPALAGRGHSPSPHGPPRGSAAWKLPQLLIPPLGTFGPPDLSPRIVDGIEDSGSTAEAPTFRFSRRPEHPRPCSQAPPSGIRPSQELATEAEEMKEKVCRLNQEISRLNQEVSQLSRELRHIMGLLQARLGPPGHAVASARPPDPPGPQLRPPCISPCLSGPLPSLQDTTLAEVHCPASVGTAEMGATPPNLRPSVLSPYPSEPESLGPSPVPEASPPTPSLMRQSFRSRPDTFH encoded by the exons ATGCCGGTCATGAAGGGGTTGCTGGCCCCGCAAAACACCTTTCTGGACACCATCGCCACCCGCTTCGACGGCACGC ACAGCAACTTCCTGCTGGCCAACGCACAGGGCCCACGGGGCTTTCCCATTGTCTACTGCTCTGACGGATTCTGCGAGCTCACAGGCTACGGCCGCACTGAGGTCATGCAGAAAACCTGCAGCTGCCGTTTCCTCTATGGTCCAGAGACCAGTGAGCCAGCCCTGCAGAGGCTGCACAAGGCCCTGGAGGGCCATCAGGAGCACCGGACTGAAATCTGTTTCTACCGAAAGGATG GCTCGGCTTTTTGGTGCCTCTTGGACATGATGCCCATCAAGAATGAGATGGGAGAAGTCgtgcttttcctcttttccttcaaGGACATCACTCAGAGTGGAGGCCCAGGACTTGGCTCCCCAGGAGGCCATGGGGACAGTAATCATG AAAACTCCCTTAGCAGGAGGGGAGCCGGCTCGAGACTCCGATCTGCCAGGAGGCAGAGCCGTACTGTCCTACACCGGCTGACTGGCCACTTTGGCCGCCGGCGCCAGGGAGGCATGAAGACCAATAAT AACGTGTTTGAGCCAAAGCCATCAGTGCCTGAGTACAAGGTGGCCTCCGTGGGGGGGTCCCGCTGCCTCCTCCTCCACTACAGCGTCCCCAAGGCCGTGTGGGATGGCCTCATCCTCCTCGCCACCTTCTACGTTGCGGTCACCGTCCCCTACAATGTCTGCTTCCTGGGCGATGATGACACCCCCATCACTTCCCGACACACCCTTGTCAGCGACATTGCCGTGGAGATGCTCTTCATCCTGG ATATCATCCTGAACTTCCGCACCACCTATGTGTCCCAGTCCGGCCAGGTGGTCTCTGCTCCTCGTTCCATTGGCCTTCACTACCTGGCCACCTGGTTCTTTGTTGACCTTATTGCTGCTCTGCCGTTTGACCTGCTTTATGTCTTCAACATCACCGTG ACTTCCCTGGTGCACCTGCTGAAGACCGTGAGGCTGCTGCGGCTGCTGCGGCTGCTGCAGAAGCTGGAGCGCTACTCACAGTGCAGCGCTGTGGTGCTCACGCTGCTCATGTCCGTCTTCGCACTCCTCGCCCACTGGATGGCCTGTGTCTGGTACGTCATCGGCCGCCGGGAGATGGAGGCCAATGACCCGCTGCTCTGGGACATCG gCTGGTTGCATGAGCTGGGCAAGCGGCTGGAGGAGCCCTACGTCAATGGCTCGGCGGGCGGCCCGTCGCGACGCAGCGCCTACATCGCTGCCCTCTACTTCACGCTGAGCAGCCTCACCAGCGTGGGCTTCGGCAACGTGTGTGCCAACACCGACGCGGAGAAGATCTTCTCCATCTGCACCATGCTCATAGGCG CGCTGATGCACGCCGTGGTGTTCGGGAACGTGACGGCCATCATCCAGCGCATGTACTCGCGCCGCTCGCTCTACCACAGCCGCATGAAGGACCTCAAGGACTTCATCCGCGTGCACCGCCTGCCGCGGCCGCTCAAGCAGCGCATGCTCGAGTCCTTCCAGACCACGTGGGCCGTCAACAGCGGCATCGACGCCAACGAG TTACTGCGTGACTTCCCAGACGAGCTGAGAGCTGACATCGCTATGCACCTGAATCGGGAGATCCTGCAGCTGCCGCTGTTTGGAGCGGCGAGCAGGGGCTGCCTGCGGGCCCTCTCCCTGCACATCAAGACCTCGTTCTGCGCTCCAGGCGAGTACCTGTTGCGCCGTGGGGATGCCCTGCAGGCACACTACTACGTCTGCTCCGGCTCGCTTGAGGTGCTTCGAGACAACATGGTGCTGGCCATCCTGG GGAAGGGGGACCTGATTGGGGCAGATATCCCTGAGCCGGGGCAGGAGCCTGGGTCCGGGGCAGGCCCAGGCTGCGTGCTGAAGACCAGCGCTGACGTGAAGGCACTGACCTACTGTGGCCTGCAGCAGCTGAGCAGCCGAGGGCTGGCTGAGGTCCTGAGGCTCTATCCTGAGTACGGGGCTGCCTTCCGGGCTGGCCTGCCCCGGGACCTCACCTTCAACCTGCGCCAGGGCTCTGACACCAAT GGCCTCAGCCGCTTTTCCCGGTCTCCTCGCCTTTCCCAG CCCCGCTCGGAAAGCCTCGGCTCCTCCTCAGACAAGACCCTGCCATCCATCACAGAGGCTGAGACTGGGGTGGAGTCTGGGGGTGGTTCTAGGCCCCGCCGGCCCCTCCTGCTGCCCAACCTCAGCCCAGCACGACCCCGGGGCTCCCTGGTCAGCCTCTTGGGCGAGGAGCTGCCCCCATTCTCAGCCCttgtctcctccccttccctgtccccaaccccttcccctgcctTGGCTGGCCGGGGTCACAGCCCCTCCCCTCATGGCCCCCCCAGGGGCTCTGCTGCCTGGAAGCTCCCCCAGCTTCTCATTCCCCCACTGGGAACCTTTGGACCTCCGGACCTCAGTCCCCG GATAGTGGATGGCATCGAGGACTCTGGCAGCACAGCGGAGGCCCCTACATTTCGATTCAGCAGGAGGCCTGAGCACCCTAGGCCCTGCTCACAGGCCCCTCCTTCAG GGATCAGGCCCAGCCAGGAACTGGCCACGGAGGCTGAGGAGATGAAGGAAAAGGTCTGCAGGCTGAaccaggag ATCTCCCGTCTCAATCAGGAAGTGTCTCAGCTGAGCCGGGAGCTTCGACATATCATGGGCCTGCTACAGGCCAGGCTGGGTCCCCCGGGCCACGCAGTAGCCTCGGCTCGGCCCCCAGACCCTCCTGGTCCCCAGCTGAGGCCTCCATGCATCTCTCCCTGTCTATCTGGACCACTGCCTAGCCTCCAGGATACTACTCTCGCTGAGGTCCACTGCCCGGCCAGTGTGGGGACAGCAGAGATGGGGGCCACACCCCCCAACCTGAGACCCTCCGTGCTATCCCCCTATCCCTCAGAGCCTGAGTCTCTGGGACCCTCCCCAGTGCCAGAGGCCTCACCTCCAACCCCAAGCCTCATGCGGCAGAGCTTTCGGTCCAGGCCAGACACGTTCCACTGA
- the HCRT gene encoding orexin, whose product MSLPSTKVPWAAVTLLLLLVLPPALLSPGAAAQPLPDCCRQKTCSCRLYELLHGAGNHAAGILTLGKRRPGPPGLQGRLQRLLQASGNHAAGILTMGRRAGAEPAPRPCLGRRCPAAAAAPSAAPGGRSGV is encoded by the exons ATGAGCCTTCCCTCTACAAAG GTCCCCTGGGCCGCCGTgacgctgctgctgctgctggtgctgccgCCCGCGCTGCTGTCGCCCGGGGCCGCCGCGCAGCCCCTGCCGGACTGCTGCCGCCAGAAGACGTGCTCCTGCCGCCTCTACGAGCTGCTGCACGGCGCAGGCAACCACGCGGCCGGCATCCTCACCCTGGGCAAGCGGCGGCCCGGGCCCCCCGGCCTTCAGGGCCGGCTGCAGCGCCTCCTGCAGGCCAGCGGCAACCATGCGGCCGGCATCCTGACCATGGGCCGCCGCGCAGGCGCAGAGCCAGCGCCGCGGCCCTGCCTCGGGCGCCGGTGTCCCGCGGCCGCTGCCGCCCCCTCTGCAGCGCCTGGAGGGCGGTCCGGAGTCTGA
- the GHDC gene encoding GH3 domain-containing protein isoform X1 yields MLLLLLLLLLLLLLLLLPLDILRQRQPQDARLSWRAGLQRRVARGALCWAAAWQQRRLEQSTQRAGRSQQQALRWCLQGVQRPRGPLWRTTDTNTFRNHLPLTKASQAQEEESGGQLLPPMSTQYYGEASLQATLLGLAALSKAYPEVLAPGGIACVTPTSPWPRPLPWPWHALGQVVRAPGAKHPGALLLEALRSPGLRALEAGTATELLDVFSGLEADGEELAEAMAAGNPGPPLPRRAAELREALELGPRGLALRLWPKLQVVVTLDAGGQAEAVAALGALWCQGLAFFSPAYAASGGLVGLNLWPEQPRGPYLLPPGAPFIELLPVKEGAQEEAASTVLLAEAQKGEEYELVLTNHTGLTRCRLGDVVQVVGAYNQCPVVRFVCRLGQALNVRGEDIQEDVFSEALGRAVGQWPGAKLLDHSCVESSILDSSEGSAPHYEVFVALRGLRNLSEENRDKLDHCLQEVSPHYKSLRFRGSVGPARVHLVGHGAFRELRAALAACPSSPFPPEMPRVLRHRHLAQCLQRRVLS; encoded by the exons atgctgcttctccttctcctcctcctcctcctcctcctgctgctgctgctgcccctggACATCCTCCGGCAGCGGCAGCCCCAGGATGCCCGGCTGTCCTGGCGTGCTGGCCTCCAGCGCCGTGTGGCAAGgggggccctgtgctgggcagcTGCCTGGCAGCAGCGGAGACTAGAGCAGAGCACCCAGCGTGCAGGCCGGAGCCAGCAGCAGGCCCTGAGGTGGTGTCTGCAAGGAGTCCAAAGGCCCCGCGGTCCCCTCTGGAGGACCACAG ATACAAACACCTTCCGGAACCATCTCCCTCTGACCAAGGCTAGCCAGGCCCAGGAGGAAGAAAGTGGGGGGCAGCTCCTGCCCCCTATGTCAACCCAGTACTACGGGGAGGCCTCCCTGCAG GCCACCTTGCTGGGTCTGGCAGCCCTAAGCAAGGCCTACCCAGAAGTGCTGGCTCCAGGAGGCATTGCCTGTGTGACCCCTACATCCCCCTGGCCTCGCCCTCTCCCCTGGCCTTGGCACGCCCTGGGCCAGGTTGTTAGGGCCCCTGGGGCCAAGCACCCTGGGGCCCTGCTGCTAGAGGCACTGAGGTCCCCAGGGCTGCGAGCACTGGAAGCTGGGACAGCCACCGAACTCCTGGATGTCTTTTCGGGCCTGGAGGCCGATGGCGAAGAGCTGGCTGAAGCAATGGCTGCCGGGAACCCAGGGCCGCCTCTCCCCAGGAGGGCGGCGGAGCTGCGGGAGGCCCTAGAGCTGGGGCCCCGAGGACTGGCCCTCCGACTCTGGCCAAAGCTACAGGTGGTGGTGACTCTGGACGCAGGAGGCCAGGCAGAGGCTGTGGCTGCCCTGGGGGCCTTGTGGTGCCAAGGGCTAGCCTTCTTCTCGCCCGCTTACGCCGCCTCTGGAG GGCTCGTGGGCCTGAACCTATGGCCAGAGCAACCCCGTGGGCCCTACCTTCTGCCCCCTGGAGCTCCTTTTATCGAGCTGCTCCCAGTCAAGGAAGGAGCCCAAGAAGAGGCTGCCTCTACTGTCCTGCTGGCCGAGGCCCAGAAGGGCGAGGAGTACGAGCTGGTGCTGACCAACCACACCGGCCTCACCAG GTGCCGCCTGGGTGACGTGGTACAGGTGGTTGGTGCCTACAATCAGTGTCCAGTCGTCAGGTTCGTCTGCAG gctgggccaggccctgAATGTGCGGGGAGAAGACATTCAAGAGGACGTGTTTTCTGAGGCCCTGGGCCGGGCCGTAGGGCAGTGGCCAGGGGCCAAACTGTTAGACCATAGTTGTGTGGAGAGCAGCATTCTGG ATTCCTCCGAGGGCTCTGCTCCCCACTATGAGGTGTTTGTGGCACTAAGGGGGCTGAGGAACCTGTCAGAGGAAAATCGAGACAAG CTTGACCACTGCCTTCAGGAAGTCTCCCCCCACTACAAGTCCCTGCGGTTCCGGGGCAGCGTGGGCCCTGCCAGAGTTCACCTGGTGGGTCATGGGGCCTTCAGAGAACTCCGGGCCGCCCTTGCAGCCTGCCCCTCATCCCCCTTTCCTCCCGAGATGCCCCGGGTCCTCAGGCACAGGCATCTGGCCCAGTGTCTGCAGAGGAGGGTGTTGTCCTGA
- the GHDC gene encoding GH3 domain-containing protein isoform X2 — translation MLLLLLLLLLLLLLLLLPLDILRQRQPQDARLSWRAGLQRRVARGALCWAAAWQQRRLEQSTQRAGRSQQQALRWCLQGVQRPRGPLWRTTDTNTFRNHLPLTKASQAQEEESGGQLLPPMSTQYYGEASLQADGEELAEAMAAGNPGPPLPRRAAELREALELGPRGLALRLWPKLQVVVTLDAGGQAEAVAALGALWCQGLAFFSPAYAASGGLVGLNLWPEQPRGPYLLPPGAPFIELLPVKEGAQEEAASTVLLAEAQKGEEYELVLTNHTGLTRCRLGDVVQVVGAYNQCPVVRFVCRLGQALNVRGEDIQEDVFSEALGRAVGQWPGAKLLDHSCVESSILDSSEGSAPHYEVFVALRGLRNLSEENRDKLDHCLQEVSPHYKSLRFRGSVGPARVHLVGHGAFRELRAALAACPSSPFPPEMPRVLRHRHLAQCLQRRVLS, via the exons atgctgcttctccttctcctcctcctcctcctcctcctgctgctgctgctgcccctggACATCCTCCGGCAGCGGCAGCCCCAGGATGCCCGGCTGTCCTGGCGTGCTGGCCTCCAGCGCCGTGTGGCAAGgggggccctgtgctgggcagcTGCCTGGCAGCAGCGGAGACTAGAGCAGAGCACCCAGCGTGCAGGCCGGAGCCAGCAGCAGGCCCTGAGGTGGTGTCTGCAAGGAGTCCAAAGGCCCCGCGGTCCCCTCTGGAGGACCACAG ATACAAACACCTTCCGGAACCATCTCCCTCTGACCAAGGCTAGCCAGGCCCAGGAGGAAGAAAGTGGGGGGCAGCTCCTGCCCCCTATGTCAACCCAGTACTACGGGGAGGCCTCCCTGCAG GCCGATGGCGAAGAGCTGGCTGAAGCAATGGCTGCCGGGAACCCAGGGCCGCCTCTCCCCAGGAGGGCGGCGGAGCTGCGGGAGGCCCTAGAGCTGGGGCCCCGAGGACTGGCCCTCCGACTCTGGCCAAAGCTACAGGTGGTGGTGACTCTGGACGCAGGAGGCCAGGCAGAGGCTGTGGCTGCCCTGGGGGCCTTGTGGTGCCAAGGGCTAGCCTTCTTCTCGCCCGCTTACGCCGCCTCTGGAG GGCTCGTGGGCCTGAACCTATGGCCAGAGCAACCCCGTGGGCCCTACCTTCTGCCCCCTGGAGCTCCTTTTATCGAGCTGCTCCCAGTCAAGGAAGGAGCCCAAGAAGAGGCTGCCTCTACTGTCCTGCTGGCCGAGGCCCAGAAGGGCGAGGAGTACGAGCTGGTGCTGACCAACCACACCGGCCTCACCAG GTGCCGCCTGGGTGACGTGGTACAGGTGGTTGGTGCCTACAATCAGTGTCCAGTCGTCAGGTTCGTCTGCAG gctgggccaggccctgAATGTGCGGGGAGAAGACATTCAAGAGGACGTGTTTTCTGAGGCCCTGGGCCGGGCCGTAGGGCAGTGGCCAGGGGCCAAACTGTTAGACCATAGTTGTGTGGAGAGCAGCATTCTGG ATTCCTCCGAGGGCTCTGCTCCCCACTATGAGGTGTTTGTGGCACTAAGGGGGCTGAGGAACCTGTCAGAGGAAAATCGAGACAAG CTTGACCACTGCCTTCAGGAAGTCTCCCCCCACTACAAGTCCCTGCGGTTCCGGGGCAGCGTGGGCCCTGCCAGAGTTCACCTGGTGGGTCATGGGGCCTTCAGAGAACTCCGGGCCGCCCTTGCAGCCTGCCCCTCATCCCCCTTTCCTCCCGAGATGCCCCGGGTCCTCAGGCACAGGCATCTGGCCCAGTGTCTGCAGAGGAGGGTGTTGTCCTGA